In a single window of the Halomicroarcula saliterrae genome:
- a CDS encoding DUF371 domain-containing protein encodes MEHDAVVSARGHENVTAEHASTLEVTSDDFLTPAGDCILGVEADTVPADFDDEFVAACRSADATITATLEAAGHRVVVEGSGHPELSFENDRSHVLRTSDYVDDRTVMVGADAAAGDVDRDLVAALADGAELTFSLTVEST; translated from the coding sequence ATGGAACACGACGCCGTCGTCAGCGCACGGGGCCACGAGAACGTCACGGCCGAACACGCGAGCACGCTCGAAGTCACCAGCGACGACTTTCTGACGCCGGCCGGTGACTGCATCCTCGGCGTCGAGGCCGACACCGTCCCCGCCGACTTCGACGACGAGTTCGTCGCGGCCTGCCGGTCCGCCGACGCGACCATCACGGCGACGCTCGAAGCCGCCGGCCACCGCGTCGTCGTCGAGGGCTCTGGTCACCCGGAGCTCTCCTTCGAGAACGACCGGAGCCACGTCCTCCGGACCAGCGATTACGTCGACGACCGGACGGTGATGGTCGGGGCCGACGCGGCCGCCGGCGACGTCGACCGCGACCTGGTGGCGGCGCTCGCCGACGGCGCGGAGCTGACGTTTTCACTCACCGTGGAGTCGACGTGA